The Chryseobacterium oranimense genome contains the following window.
AAAAAGTTCTTCTGCCATTGCTTATATACCATATGTCTTTTCCAAATGGTAACTAAAGATACAAAATATGTAATGATTACAAGTAAAAATGTTATGCAGTGGATGTTTAATTCTTTTTATGATTAATGAAACTTGATCATTATCATTTCACAAATGATGATTTATATAAAATAGATAGATTTATCTATTTTTTGCATAAATTTGTAAAAATAATTTCAGATGAAAAAAGAAAAAGTACAGGAAAGGATCGTCAGGGTTGCTTCGGATTTGTTTTACAGGCAGGGCTTTAACTCAACCGGAATTAACCAGATTATTGCCGAGGCCGATATTGCCATAGGCTCTTTGTATAATCATTTCTCATCCAAAAATGATCTTCTCCAGGCTTACCTTATTAAAGAAGAACAGGCTTGGTTTAAAGGATTTGAAGAATATTCCGTAAAAATTTCAGATTCACGTGAAAAGCTGCTTTCTTTGATCGATTACCGTAAAAAGCTGCAGGAAGCTTCAAAATTTGCAGGCTGCCATTTTATTAAAATCACTTCGGAAGTGGGAGACAGCAATCCGGCAGTTTCTGATTTTGTAAAACAGCATAAACTCAGACAGAAAGAATTGATCAGAAAACTGGTTGAAGAATATGCCGAAAATAAAGACATTGATGCCGATTGGATTACTGACAACATTTTTTTACTGATAGAAGGCGCTGTGGTAACTTCTACGATTCATAAAAAATCAGATTCTTTTGACCAGATTAAAAAAATGATTGAGGCTCAGCTGCCTTAATTTTTTTATCATATTAAAAATAGATATATCTATATAAAAATGAAATCTAAATATTTGAAATTGATTATTATACTATCCGGGCAGTTACTTACGATCATGGATATTTTTATTATCAACGTATCCATTCCTTCTGTTCAGAGAGATCTTCATGCCTCCAATGGTGAAATGCAGCTGATGATTGCGTCCTACCTTATCGGTTTTGCTTCATTTCTGATTACAGGCGGAAGGCTTGGAGATGTATACGGAAGGAAAAAAATATTTATGACAGGACTGATATTTTTCATGCTGAGTTCTGTGGCGTGTGGATTATCTTCTGATGCAGTACTTTTTGTAATTTTCCGGTTTATTCAGGGAATCAGTGCGGCACTTATGTCTCCTCAGGTACTGTCGATGATTCAGGTACTGTTTACCGGACATGAAGAACGGTCAAAAGCAATGAGCTGGTACGGAATGACCATAGGCGCTGGTACTGTTTTGGGGCAGTTTCTTGGCGGCTATTTTTCATCAATGACCTGGATGAAAGAACCCTGGAGACTTATTTTTCTGGTCAATGTTCCGATTTGTATCCTGGCCCTGTTTTTTACTCAAAAAATAGTAAATGAATATAAAATTTCTGCTAAAGAAAATACTCTTGATTTTGGTGGTGTGGCGATTTTAACTGCCGGGCTTTTCTGCTTTACCTATGCCCTTACCATGTCTGAAAACGGAAATATTGCTCCTGAAAGAATACTTTTGATTCTTCTTTCAGCAGGTATTTTAATTTATTTTATTAAGAATCAGAAGAGTAGACTGAAAAACATGGAACCTTATCTTATTGATCTTACATTGTTCCGTTATACCCATTTTAATCTGGGTATTGTGGCGATGTCTTTTTTCTTTATTATGCTGGATTCTTATTTTTATATTCTGTCCCTGTTTTTCCAGGACGGACTCAAAATAGAACCACTGGCAGCCGGAGAGATAATTGGTTTCCAGGGATTCGGTTTTATCCTCGCTTCCCTGTTTTCCGGAAAGCTTATTTTGTGGTATGGCAAAAAGTTTTTAATTGCCGGATTGGGCTTGATTATAACAGTTCTTTTCCTCCAGATTTTTTTATTTGATAATGAACCTCCTTTTTTTATCCTTTGTCTGCTGTTGTTTTTTCATGGGGCAGGGGTTGGGTCCATTATTCCTTCACTCGCTAATATTGCTTTGTCCGGGTTGCCTCATGACCTTGCCGGGAACGCTTCCGGAGTTTACAATACTTTTCAGCAGATGGCTGCAATCGCTGGAATTATTGTAGTAGGAAGTGTTTTTTATTATGTACTCGGAAATCAGCCGTCTCCAGAGAATTACAGGAGTGCTTTCTCAACAGCCATATGCGTTAATATAGGGTGTCTGGCTGCTGTTCTTATTTCTGTTCTAAAGGTTCCAGGCCATGTATTTTCTAAGGAACGGTGAGAAAAGTATTTACCCATTCCATCCTTTAAACACCCATACTTGAATCCGAAAATGCTTTTATGATTGAGCAGGATTTACATTATTTAGCTTCATTTTTAAATCATTAAAGAAAGCTTCAAACTTTGGAAGATCTCTTGCGCTGATCTGGGATTTTCTCACCTTTAAAGTTTTTTCAGAAGTTCTGAACGTATAATCGTCGGCATAATATCCTGCTTCTGTTATTTCACGGATAACAATTTGCTTTTTAGGGAATGTATTGATCTGTAACTCTTCGCCTGTAATGGTAAGGTACTGATTATAATATTCATAAGCAGACATACAAAGATAGGTAATACCCAAAACAATGATAAAATAAGGAGTTAATCTGGTATTTTCACCTTCCAGAAAATAGCTGACTCCCACAATTATCCATACAATGCCAAGAATCAGATTAATGATCAGTCTTTTATTTTTGAATGCAATTTTCATATTGAGTTTTATTTGAATTTTTCAAACCGCCTTATCTTCCATTTTCTTTCATGGCCCGGATCAGTTTGTCATTTCTTCGTTCTGCCCTGGCATTGTTCAGGGATAAAACCGCCCAGATCGCAGCAGGAAGCCAACCGATGAGGGTAATCTGTAAAATGAGGCAGACAATGCCTGTAAGTATTTTCCCACGGACCATAAAGGAGAGAAAAGGAAGGAGAATGGCAAGTAGCATGATATTTAGTTCTAATATATTTAATACCTAAAATTATCATATTTTTTTGTTATTGGAATCATATTTTGGAGAAAAGTAAGAGCTTAAGGCTGAAAACTCCATTGACAGAAGGTTATATTTTATTGGTTCATTGACAAGCTTAATTTTGCAATTTCTTTTTCAATATTGATTAATCTTTCGGACCAGTTGTTTAATACTGCTTTTCTTTCTTCATCAGTAAGCCGCTCTACAGAATAAATAAACTCCGGCTGTAAGACTGAAAATCCGAGAAATTCCAGAATTCCACGATGTATAGGAAACAAAATTGAGTTTATATTACCGTATTTGCCCTCTGTATAATTTTTTTCAGGGCCGCCGGCTGTTACAGACAGCATTGCTTTTTTTCCAACCGAAAATCCGTTACCAAAAATTTTCCCGTTATCATAAAATTTCCCCATTGTAAAAACCTTATCGATCCAGCCTTTTAAAATAGCCGGAGCCGAAAACCAATACAGCGGGAACTGCCAGATCATCATATCACACCATTCAATCTTTTCCTGTTCCGCTACAATATCGGGAGCAAAGGTAGAATATTCCAGGGCAAATAATTCTTCATTCTGCTGTTTAAAATAATCTGCATTTTTTAGTTGGGTGAAGTTTTTTTTTCCACTGACCGGCTGATATTTTTCTCTATACAAATCTGTGGTTTTCACTTCGTGGCCTTCTTTTTCTAAAGTTCTGACCGCAGTGTTGAACATGGCCGCGTTGAAACTTTTTTCTTCCGGATGTGCAAGAACAATAAGTATTTTCATTTTTTATAAATTTGTACTATAATTATTTTAGTTACAAAATTATTTTTAGTATACTATATTTGCAATAACTATCTAAACAGATAGGCCAAAATAAAATTTAAAATGAAAACAGAGTGCATTGGTGACCACGTAAAATTAAAAGGGAAAATATATCCCTGTACCGTAAGTCTTACCATGGATCTGGTAGGCGGAAAATGGAAAGCTGTCATACTTTACCATTTGAAAGATGAGTCTAAAAGATACAGCGAGCTTCGGAAAGAATTGACAGCAGTGACCGAAATGACGCTGAGCTTGCAGTTAAAGCAATTAGAAAAAGACGGTTTGGTGTCAAGGAAAGTCTTTGGTGAAAAACCGCCTGTTAAAGTGGTGTACAGTCTGACAGATCTTGGTAAAACTTTTATTCCTGTTTTAGAAGCTATTACAGAATGGGGTAATCGGCTTGTTGTTGAAAAAGGGGAGTTTATCAATATTCCTGAAAAAGAAACTATTTAATTTTAATTTGTTGATTTAGATAAAGTTTAGTGGCTTTTGTCTTTTATTTTTTCAAATGCTGTTGGAAATATACAAAATGATGCTCAATGGATTTGTTCCAGTATTCTGTATTATGGTCACCCGGCTGGCTGATAAAAGTAGCTGGAATTTTGAGACTGTCGGCCTGGTGTTTCAGCTGCAGGGAATTCGGATATAAGATATCTTCGGTTCCGCAGTCAAAAATAAAAGCTTTCTTAAAATCGGGATGCTGTTTCAAAAGTGATGAGATACTGTATGGGGTCCAGTCTGTATGTTTCGGATCGCCGATATTAGTGGTCAGATCATCCATTAATCTGTTGCTTTGCCAAAAGTGCTGACTTACTTTTTTAAAATTCAAAGGGTCAATTTCCAATGCACCGCTGGTAGAGCCTGCTGTATTAAAATAGTCTGGATGCAGAATGAAATAACGCAAAGCTCCGTAACCTCCCATACTCAAACCGCTGATAAAAATATTTCTGTCGTCAACAGTAAATGAACGGTGTACTTTCGGAACTAATTCTTTGAAAAAGAAATCTTCATACTTCGAATTTTTGTTGATCGGGCTGTTGATATAATAAGATGTAAAACCATCCGGTGTGACAATGATAAATCCATATTGATCGGAAAGTTTCTGCAGGTCTGTAGTCTGTGACCACTGTTTGTAGTTTTCGCTGTAACCATGGAAAAGATAAATCAAAGGATATTTTTCTGTTTTCTGATAGTTTTTCGGCTTAAAAATCAAAACTGTGTCGGGTTTTTCTAAATAATTAGATTTTATTACCCATTTTTCCTGGGCCTGGGCTGAAATTGCTGTAAGTAATCCGATCATGATGCTTATTACCTTGTTCATATTGTGTAATTTTAATACAAAATTCAGCAAGCATTTTGTTCTGTACAATAACGAACAAAATTGTGAGCCGTTAAAATGAAGACTTATGCGTAAAGAAAATTCAACTCAGGCGATAAATGAACAGTTTTTATTTCAGGTTTGTGAGCTAAATTCAGCGGTAGCAATGATTGGCGGACGTTGGAAGTCGCAAATTGTTTATTCCATTTCACAGGGGAATAACAGGTTTCATTTGCTGAAAAAAGAATTGCCCAATATTTCCGAGCAGGTTTTAGGGCGGCAGCTGAAAGAGCTGGAAACTCATGCAGTTATTGTCAAGAAAGAAATTCCTGAAACTGTTCCTCCCGGAATTAAGTACGTTTTAACGAATAAAGGACTGGATCTAATTCCTATTCTGGAAAGCCTTTGCGACTGGGGGAAAACCTATGCCGAAGGTAAAGAAATTTCGGTTTGTCCTATGTCTTAGTTTTTGTGATGGATATTACTGAGCCATAAACCTATCCCGTATAGCTGCTTCAAGTATTTCAATATTGATATCCTTCAGCGTTTTAAATTTAATGCAATAGCCGGTAACGCTCGCTTTGCCTATAGATTTTCCATAGGTTTCTGATAAATATTTCTTATCATCAATACCGAGAATATAGACTGAAATTCCTGTGGTATTGGCGCTAAGGCCAATCTGATAAAACGCTCTGGTTTTTCCGCTGGCATATTGCATAGTGTAATGTCCGTAGCCAATATTAGGATTGGAAACAGTTTTACCTTCATCGTCTTTACCATCCAGAAACCATAACTGGCATGTTGGATTTATTTCCAGAATGATGCGGTGCAGTTCCAGCATATCATTACGTTTGGGTTCCGGCTGGCTGTTGATGTATTCTGCGATCTGTTCCTGTAGGGTCATATAAGTTCCGTTGTACATTTTATTGAGATGCAAATTACAACTTATTGTTTACTCAATAGTTTAAGTTTAAACAAAAAAAGAACAGCGATTCACTGTTCTTTTCTATAAATTAATTATTTACATATATTGATTATCCAAACGCTCTCTTCAGCAGGCTTTCTACTTTAGGTTCACTTCCCCTGAAGCTTTTATACAACTCCATCGGGTCTTTTGTTCCGCCTGAAGAAAGAAGAACTTTGTATTTTGCTGCCGTTTCAGGATTGAAGATTCCGGTTTCTTTAAAATACTGGAAAGCATCTGCATCCAGAACTTCCGCCCATTTGTAAGAATAATAACCTGCAGAATATCCGCCCTGGAAAATATGGGAAAAACTTGGGCTCATTGCAGTTTCAGGATTTACAGGATAAAGGGAGGTTGCTTTTGTATATTTATCTTCAAAAGCTTTCACGCTTTCATTCTCCAGCTCTCCAACTTTCGTGTGGTAATTCATATCCAGAAGCCCGAATCCAAGCTGTCTCATCGTTTGGTAGCCTTCCATAAAATTTTTCGATTGTTCGATCTTTTCAATCTTTTCGTCAGGAAGTACTTCTCCGGTTTTATAATGTTTGGCAAAAGTCTTTAAAAACTCAGGCTCATAACAGAAATTCTCCAGGAACTGGGACGGAAGTTCCACGAAATCCCATTTCACAGACGTTCCGGAAAGATTTGGATATTGAGTGTCAGCCATCATGCCGTGAAGGGCGTGACCGAATTCATGAAATAAAGTCGTTACCTCCTGGAAGGTAAGCAAGCTTGGCGTATCTTTCGTCGGCTTGCTGAAATTGCAGACAATAGAAATATGCGGACGAGAATTTTCGCCGTCTTTTTTATACTGGTTTTTATAGCTCGTCATCCAGGCTCCGGCTCTTTTGCCTTTTCTCGGGAAATAATCCACATACAGCAACGCCTTGAACTTTTCTTCTTTTACACCGTCCGTTTGAACGGAGTCGAAAACTTCATACACCTTCACATCCTCGTGGTATTTCGGAATATCATTTCTTTCCACAAAACGCAGTCCGAAAAGCTTTCCTGCCAGGCCAAAAACAGCATCCTGTACCTGATCCAATGGGAAATAAGGTTTCAATTCTTCGTCATTAAAATCATATTTCTGTTTACGTAACTTTTCAGCATAAAAAGTATGGTCATAGCCTTGCAATTCATCTATTCCGTCAGCTTTGGCTAAAGCTCTCAGCTCATTAATCTCCTTATCGGCATACGGTTTTGCTTTCGTTAAAAGTTCATTTAAAAAATCAAAAACTTTTACCGGAGATTTTGCCATTCTTTCTTCCAGAACATAGTCTGCATAGTTTTTATAACCCAGTAATTCAGCTTTCTGCTGTTTCAGCTGCAGAAGTTCCTTAATTAGCTCCTGATTGTCGAATTCTCCACCGTCAAAAGATTTTTTACCGCTGGCTAAAGCAATTTCCTTTCTGAGCTCCCTGTTTTCGGCATAGGTCATGAACGGAATATAGCTTGGATACTGTAAAGTAACCACCCAGCCTTCCAGTTCCCTTTCTTTAGCTTCTTCTGCATATTGGTCAAGGATAGCCTCCGGAATTCCGGCCAGGTCCTCTTTATTGGTAATATGCTTGAAATAAGCGTTGGTAGAGGCTAAAACATTCTGCCCGAACTGGAGGGACTTCAAAGAGAGATCCATATTGATCTTCTGAAGTTTTTCTTTGTCTTCCTTATTCAGCAGGGCTCCGCTTCTTACAAAACCTTTATATGTTTCATTCAGCAGCATTTCCTGCTCCTCATTCAGATTATATTTTTCCTTTTCATCATATACTTTTTTAATCTTGCTGAAAAGGGCTTCATTCTGGGAAATCTTTGAGGAATACTCAGTCAAAAGCGGAGAAACTTCCTGGGCGATTTTTTGAATTTCGTCGCTTGTTTCTGCAGAATTTAAATTGAAGAAAATATTGGAAGCCACATCAAGCTGTTCACCGGAATAAGCCAATGCCTCAATGACATTTTCAAAAGTCGGCGTTTCAGGATTATTAACAATAGCATTGATTTCATCTTCAGATTGTTTGATCAGCTCCTTGAATGCAGGAAGAAAATCTTCATTTTTAATGCCGGTAAACGGTGCTGCGTGATATGGTGTATTAAATTTCTCGGTTAAAATATTCATTTTTCGATTTTTTGGTAAGTAAATTTAATGATTCAGCGGGAATCACAGCTGAAATACACAAAAATAATGCCCGGATATCAGGATGTGACAAAAATGCTCTATCTTTAATATCTTGTCATATGAAAAGTAGCGATGCAGGTGGAATGACTAATTTTGAAAATAGAAAACCACAACATATCAGCTTCAGTATGGAATGAGTTACATCTTAGTGGTTTTGTGGTAAAAAGTGAAAAATAAATTCAAAATATCAAAACTATGAAAACACTCTTAAAAATTCTTGGCGTAATCATTCTTTTATTGGTAGTATATGCAGTTATTGCCATGCTGGCTTTCAGTAAAAATTACCACTTCGAAAAATCAGTCGTAATTAATGCTCCAAAGGAAAAAGTATGGCAGCATGTAGGGTCGCTGAAACAATATAATATCTGGGACCCTTTTTCCAAGGCAGATAAAGATATTGTGATCACTTATTCAGGAGATGGTGACAAAGTGGGAGATTCCTATCACTGGAAAGGAAATGATAAAGTAGGAGAGGGAGAGCAATCGATCACCGAAATTGTACCTGGTGAAAAAATGGTGACCAAGCTTCATTTCATCAAACCTTTTGAAGGGTATGCAGTTGCAAAATTTATTTTGACGCCTCAAGGAAACGGAACCAAAGTCACCTGGTCAATAGATAATGAGCTGAATACCATGATGAAGATCATGAAGCCTATGATGAACATGAATATGAATAAAATGTTTGGCCAGGGGCTGGAAGACCTTAAAAAGCTTGCCGAAAAGTAAAAAACAGAAGCCTTGTAGAAATACAGGGCTTTTTTATTGCATTTACTCAAAAACCGATCTTCTATAGGTGTATTTCATGAATTACCGGCCTGTTTTTATGAAGAACGAAAATATCAATTATTATTTTAAAAAATTATTATCTTTATGTAAAGATTAGATTCATGGAGAAGATCGTATTTGAGAAAAGTGATATAAGAGATTACGTGAAAACGGTAATTTCTGAAAAAATAGAAAAGCTTAAAAATTTTATAGAGTTTACCCTGGAAGCAAGCCGTGATATTAAAAAGACTCCGAAATATGACAGCATGAGGGAGGAGATGCAGGAAGAAATTTATCAGATGCAGCGCCAGTTAGGAGCTTTGAATGATCTTAAAAGAAATATGTCAAAGGTTCTCAATACCTCTACAGAAAAGATACAGCTGGGCTCATTGGTGATTACGAATAAAGCCCGTTTCTATATTTCGGTTTCTTTAGGAGAATTTTTTTATGAAGGCGACCGCTTTTATGCCATTTCCCCTGAAAGCCCTATGGCTAAAAAGATGATGGGCATGAAATCCGGTGATGCTTTTACACTGAATAATATCCATCAGAAAATTGTGGAAGTGATTTAGTAATTGTAATAATATCAACTATCAATTATTCTCAAAGCAATGCATTCAATTACATATTGTAAATTTGCAGCATGAATCATGCAGAAATTTTAAAACAAATTATAGAGCAGAGGAGAAGCATCTTTCCAAAAGATTATTCTGAAAAGGAAATATCTCAGGAAATCCTGGATGAAATTCTACACTCGGCCACCTTAGCTCCTAATCATAAGCGTACAAAACCATGGCGTTTTAAGATTTTTAAAGGAGAGGAAAAAGCAAAGTTAGCTTCAGAAATGCAGGCTATTTACAAAGCGACACAACCCGAACATACTTTTCTGGAGAAGAAATACCAGGATATCGGCTTTAAAATCAATAAAGCAGACGTTGTGGCTTCCATCGTGGTCAATTTTAGTAGCATGGTCCCGGAATGGGAAGAGATTGCTGCTGTTTCCATGGCAGTACAGAATATGTACCTTACGTGTACAGCAAATAATATCGGCTGCTACTGGAGTTCTCCCGGTATTGTAAACCACCTTAAAGAATCTTTAACCATTGAGGAAAACCAGAAATGCCTGGGACTTTTCTACATGGGTACTTTGACGGAAGAATAAAGTCAATCAGATGATGTGGGATAGAAAAATTAATAAATTATCACGTCAACTTATTAACATATCAGAAAAAGTATTATCTTTGCACTCTTAAATATTTAACTGGGACGAGTTCCCGTAAAATTCACAACATTATGTCAGTAAAAATCAGATTACAAAGACACGGTAAAAAAGGTAAGCCTTTCTTCCACATCGTGGTTGCAGATTCTAGAGCTAGAAGAGATGGTAGATTCATCGAGAAGCTAGGAACTTACAACCCAATTACTAACCCTGCAACTATCGATTTGAACGTTGATTCTGCTGTAAAGTGGTTAAACAACGGTGCTCAGCCAACTGATACTGCAAGAGCGATCCTTTCTTATAAAGGTGCCCTTTACAAAAAACACTTACAAGGTGGAGTTGCTAAAGGAGCTTTTGATGAAGCTGAAGCTGAAAAAAGATTCAATGCTTGGGTAGAATCTAAAGAACAAAAAGTACAAGGTAAAGTAGAAGGTTTATCTAAAGCTCAGGCTGACGCTAAGAAAGCTGCTTTAGAAGCTGAAGCTAAAGTAAACGAAGCTAGAGTTGCTGCTGCAGCACAAGCTGAGGCTGATGCTAAAGCTGCTGAAGAAGCTGCTAATGCACCTGCAGAAGAAGTTGCTGAAGCTACAGAAGGAGAAGCTCCTGCTGCTGAAACTGAAGAAAACACTGAAGCTTAAGAAAAACCCTGTATGCGTAAAGAAGATTGCTATTTACTAGGAAAAATCACGCGCAGACACGGCCTTGCGGGAAATGTGATCCTTAAACTGGATACCGATCAACCCGAGCTTTACAATAAATTGGAATCAATATTCGTTGAAATCAACGGATTATTGGTTCCATTTTTTATTGTCAAATCATCATGGAGCAAAAATGATGCTCTGAATATTGCCTTCAAAAATTCCACTGAAGCATTGGTAGACCAGTCTTTAGGAAAAAGTGTTTACCTGCCGCTTTCAAGCCTTCCGAAACTTTCAGGGAAGCAGTTTTATTATCATGAGATCATCGGTTTCGACATCCTTGATGAAAATAATAAAGAATGCGGTGTCATAAGATCCGTAAACGATCAGACTGCCCAAAATTATTTCGTGACCAATCTGGACGGAAAAGAAGTAGTGATCCCTATTATCAAAGACTGGATCCTTGAAGTGAACAGAGAAGAAAGGTTCATCAAAATGCAGCTTCCGGAAGGGCTTATCGATGTCTTTTTAGTTTCTTCTAAAAAAGACGAATAATCATTTTTTCAGATAACAGATCTGAAATTTATCTCTTATTTCCCAAAAATATTTTCCTGTTTGATTAATGGGTACTATGCACATCCAGCATTTCATTGCTCATTACCCATTATTCATTAAATATAGCTGGAAGCAAATATTCCTGAACAATTTTATCCGTCTGTATATGTGCATAAGGTTTGTTGTAAGCTTTTGCCGTAACTACGATCACAACAGGAATTTCTGTGAATATAATAATTTTATTTCCTCCGTTTCCACTGGATTGATAGGCTTCAAAGCTCCGGTCTCCCACTTTGTATACTTTGCGCCAGAATAAATAGCCATACCCCTCAAAATCCTGAGTATTCGGGAAATAATTGGTGAAAGATTTATTTATCCAGTTTTTGTCTATGATATTTTTGCCATTCCATTTTCCGTTATTTTTATAAAGCTGGCCAAATTTGGCAAAGTCCAGTACCCGCATTCGCAGTCCGCCGGCCAGAGAAGGTTTCTGCTGTGGGGTAAACTGCCATTTGTAATTCGTAATTCCAAGGGGTTGAAATAACTTTTTCTCAGCATAATTTTCCAGGCCTTTTGGAACTGTTTTGTCTAAAATATCTCCAGTCATTACAACACCTGTTGTGAAATATCTCCATGTTTTTCCGGGTTTATTTTGTGTTACAGGCAGATCCAGGGCAAATTTCACCCAATTTTCCGTTGGATACATATTTTCTTCATTTCCGGGAGAATTTTCATCCGAATCATCTCCATCAAATCCAGAACTCATGGTCAGAAGACTTTTGATAGTAACGCTGTCTTTGTGAGGCGAATAATTTTTGAATTGTTTCAGATCATAAAACTCTTTTAGCATCTGATTTTCGCTTTTAAGATAACCGTCTTGGATTGCAATGCCGGCCAACGCAGAGGCAAAAGATTTTCCAACTGAGCGGGTGTCCTGCAAAGAATCTCTTCCGGAATTTCTGAAATATTCCTCCAGAAGAAGCTTTTCATTTTTAATAACTGCAATACCGGTAATCTCCCGGAACCTGTTTTCTGCAATTTTTCTGTTTAAAAGCCTGATTTTCTCTTCATTCAGCTTTTCATTGGAAACCTTCCATCCGCTGTTGGCCTGTATTTTTTGAACAGCAATCTTATGTTCAGGAATATTTTTATGAGGTATTTTTAATTGAATCTCCCCTGTTGCAATAATGCTTCCTGTTTTTAAAGCCGGGGTCTTCAGATAAGGCTTGATCTCTATTCTTAAAAGATGATCTCCCTCTTCCAGTGCATCAATTCCTCCATTGGCAAGATAGAATCTCATCCACATATACCTTCCCCAGGAATCTTCATTTTTTGAGCTTAATAAAGGAATTCTGAATGTGGTTTTCTTTTTTTTATCGTCTGGCGTTCCGGCTCCGGTATTCAGATTTTCAGTGTAAATTAATTTTCCGTCAACATAGAAACTAAACTGATAATTTCCTTTTTTAAGCAATTCATCGGATGATAAAGAATGATCTAGCTGATGTAGATAATTGACCAGGGAATTATCCATAAAAATACGGATGTCAAGATCCTTATCTTCCTGAAATTCTGTAGCAGTAATGATATCGGATTCTTTTAACTGGTCTGGCGCGACAGTCTTATCCAGAAAAATAACCTTGTTGATGTATTTTTTATGAAGAGGATTTATGATAGCATCCGGATCTGTAAGGTTTTTGGACTGTCCCAAAGAAAGCCCGAAACTAAGAAGCAAGACAAACAGTAGAATAGATTTCATGTTAATGTTTTATAGAGGCAAAAATATAAATTGATCCTCAAGAAAAATAGAATGAAATTAGCATTTTTACTTTTTCAGAAGATTTCTGTACTGCAAAGGGGTAATCCCTGTGTTTTCCTTAAAAGATCTGATAAAATGACTTTGGTCTGCAAAACCGCATTCGAGGGCCACTTCAGCTAAAGTTCTGCCGGTATTGAGAAGAGCTAAAGATTTATTGATCTTCAGCTTTCTTATATAAACCCCTAAAGTACAATGGAAATGTTTATGAAAGCTCCTGCTTAAATGAACCGGATGAACATCCAAAGCTTTTGAAAGTTCTGTAAGGCTCAGCTTTTCTGTAAAATTTTCGTGAAGTATTTCAGTAATCTTACGGGTCCATTCCGGCTTTTTG
Protein-coding sequences here:
- a CDS encoding DUF1801 domain-containing protein, yielding MTLQEQIAEYINSQPEPKRNDMLELHRIILEINPTCQLWFLDGKDDEGKTVSNPNIGYGHYTMQYASGKTRAFYQIGLSANTTGISVYILGIDDKKYLSETYGKSIGKASVTGYCIKFKTLKDINIEILEAAIRDRFMAQ
- a CDS encoding NAD(P)H-dependent oxidoreductase; translated protein: MKILIVLAHPEEKSFNAAMFNTAVRTLEKEGHEVKTTDLYREKYQPVSGKKNFTQLKNADYFKQQNEELFALEYSTFAPDIVAEQEKIEWCDMMIWQFPLYWFSAPAILKGWIDKVFTMGKFYDNGKIFGNGFSVGKKAMLSVTAGGPEKNYTEGKYGNINSILFPIHRGILEFLGFSVLQPEFIYSVERLTDEERKAVLNNWSERLINIEKEIAKLSLSMNQ
- a CDS encoding winged helix-turn-helix transcriptional regulator, encoding MRKENSTQAINEQFLFQVCELNSAVAMIGGRWKSQIVYSISQGNNRFHLLKKELPNISEQVLGRQLKELETHAVIVKKEIPETVPPGIKYVLTNKGLDLIPILESLCDWGKTYAEGKEISVCPMS
- a CDS encoding winged helix-turn-helix transcriptional regulator: MKTECIGDHVKLKGKIYPCTVSLTMDLVGGKWKAVILYHLKDESKRYSELRKELTAVTEMTLSLQLKQLEKDGLVSRKVFGEKPPVKVVYSLTDLGKTFIPVLEAITEWGNRLVVEKGEFINIPEKETI
- a CDS encoding YqaE/Pmp3 family membrane protein, which codes for MLLAILLPFLSFMVRGKILTGIVCLILQITLIGWLPAAIWAVLSLNNARAERRNDKLIRAMKENGR
- a CDS encoding alpha/beta hydrolase family protein; protein product: MNKVISIMIGLLTAISAQAQEKWVIKSNYLEKPDTVLIFKPKNYQKTEKYPLIYLFHGYSENYKQWSQTTDLQKLSDQYGFIIVTPDGFTSYYINSPINKNSKYEDFFFKELVPKVHRSFTVDDRNIFISGLSMGGYGALRYFILHPDYFNTAGSTSGALEIDPLNFKKVSQHFWQSNRLMDDLTTNIGDPKHTDWTPYSISSLLKQHPDFKKAFIFDCGTEDILYPNSLQLKHQADSLKIPATFISQPGDHNTEYWNKSIEHHFVYFQQHLKK
- a CDS encoding MFS transporter; protein product: MIIILSGQLLTIMDIFIINVSIPSVQRDLHASNGEMQLMIASYLIGFASFLITGGRLGDVYGRKKIFMTGLIFFMLSSVACGLSSDAVLFVIFRFIQGISAALMSPQVLSMIQVLFTGHEERSKAMSWYGMTIGAGTVLGQFLGGYFSSMTWMKEPWRLIFLVNVPICILALFFTQKIVNEYKISAKENTLDFGGVAILTAGLFCFTYALTMSENGNIAPERILLILLSAGILIYFIKNQKSRLKNMEPYLIDLTLFRYTHFNLGIVAMSFFFIMLDSYFYILSLFFQDGLKIEPLAAGEIIGFQGFGFILASLFSGKLILWYGKKFLIAGLGLIITVLFLQIFLFDNEPPFFILCLLLFFHGAGVGSIIPSLANIALSGLPHDLAGNASGVYNTFQQMAAIAGIIVVGSVFYYVLGNQPSPENYRSAFSTAICVNIGCLAAVLISVLKVPGHVFSKER
- a CDS encoding TetR/AcrR family transcriptional regulator, which produces MKKEKVQERIVRVASDLFYRQGFNSTGINQIIAEADIAIGSLYNHFSSKNDLLQAYLIKEEQAWFKGFEEYSVKISDSREKLLSLIDYRKKLQEASKFAGCHFIKITSEVGDSNPAVSDFVKQHKLRQKELIRKLVEEYAENKDIDADWITDNIFLLIEGAVVTSTIHKKSDSFDQIKKMIEAQLP